In the genome of Mixta calida, the window GACGCCGCGCTCGGCCTCTTTAATGGTGTAAAAGCCGCTCGCCGCCCAGATAACCACGGCCGCGACGGCCACGATACCTACCAGCTTGCCGCCGTTGCCTGAGCCGCGTGAATTATCGCCGCCCTTGCCGCCACCGCCCAGACCGCCAAGTTTTTTACTCAGCTTACGGAAGATATCATCGAGATCGGGAGGCCCCTGATCGCGTCCTCCCTTGTTTCCCCAGAGTTGCCGCCTTGATTATTGCTGCTTCCCCACGGGTCGCGGTCTTGTCCGTTATTACCGGGCTGATTCCACGCCATGTTTATACTCCATTTATTGTGTGTGCGGTGTTATCCCAGGCCGGGATACGCGTTTCAGGCAACATCAGTCAAACAATATAATCCACCAGCGTCGGCTCCTGTTTGCACAGGCGGCGCCAGTCAACAATCGGCAGGCGAATCATCAATCCTACGCTGCCATCTTCTTCATTCCATTCTTTTTCAATGGCCTGCAGCTGATAAAATCGGCTGCGCAGGCGTCCCGCCTCCGGCGGCAGACGCAGCTCGTACTGCGCAATTTCGCCGGAAAGCCGTTCGGTCAGCGCCTGGAACAGCAGCGGCAGACCCGCACCGCTTTGGGCTGAGAGCCAGACGCGCACCGGTTGATTTTCATCGTTGCGATCGATGCGCGGCTCAAAGCCGTCAAGCATGTCGATCTTATTCATCACCTGCAGCATCGGAATTTCGTCGGCTTCGATCTCTTCGAGAACGGTTTCCACCGCCTCGATGTTTTCATCCATGCGCACATCGGCGGCATCGATGATATGCAGCAGCAGCGCCGCCTGACGCGTTTCCTGTAGGGTCGCTTTAAAAGCGGCTACCAGGTCGTGCGGCAGATGACGGATAAAGCCGACGGTATCGGCCAGCACGACTTCGCCGACGTCGGAAACGTCGATGCGGCGCAGCGTCGGGTCCAGGGTGGCGAACAGCTGATCGGCGGCATAGACGTCGGCGGAGGTCACGCTGTTGAACAGCGTTGATTTGCCGGCGTTGGTGTAGCCCACCAGCGATACCGTGGGGATATCCGCCTTCGCGCGCGCCTGTCGCCCCTGATCGCGCTGTTTTTCCACGCGCTCCAGACGCGACAAAATCTGGCTGATGCGATTACGCAGCAACCGACGGTCG includes:
- the hflX gene encoding ribosome rescue GTPase HflX, with translation MFDRYDAGEQAILVHIWFSQDKETEDLQEFETLVSSSGVEALRVITGSRKAPHPKYFVGEGKAVEIAEAVKATGASVVIFDHALSPAQERNLERLCECRVIDRTGLILDIFAQRARTHEGKLQVELAQLRHLATRLVRGWTHLERQKGGIGLRGPGETQLETDRRLLRNRISQILSRLERVEKQRDQGRQARAKADIPTVSLVGYTNAGKSTLFNSVTSADVYAADQLFATLDPTLRRIDVSDVGEVVLADTVGFIRHLPHDLVAAFKATLQETRQAALLLHIIDAADVRMDENIEAVETVLEEIEADEIPMLQVMNKIDMLDGFEPRIDRNDENQPVRVWLSAQSGAGLPLLFQALTERLSGEIAQYELRLPPEAGRLRSRFYQLQAIEKEWNEEDGSVGLMIRLPIVDWRRLCKQEPTLVDYIV